One Streptomyces lincolnensis genomic region harbors:
- a CDS encoding dihydrofolate reductase family protein, which translates to MGKVVMYSSVSVDGFIADENDQPGPLFDWLSSGDVPLDESGVVKVSQTSYDYTRPYWDQIGVTIAGRHVFDMTDGWDGKPPGGIDHVVVVTHRPQPEGWDPKAPFHFVDGVEAAVAKAQELAGDRVVEVAAGDVGGQVLAAGLVDEVRMDVVPVVFGSGKRYFGSVDAQHLLEDPDVVIQGNRVLHLSYRVRR; encoded by the coding sequence GTGGGCAAGGTGGTCATGTACAGCTCGGTGTCGGTGGACGGCTTCATCGCGGACGAGAACGACCAGCCCGGACCGCTGTTCGACTGGTTGTCCAGCGGTGACGTCCCGTTGGACGAGAGCGGTGTGGTGAAGGTGTCGCAGACGTCCTACGACTACACCCGGCCGTACTGGGACCAGATCGGGGTGACCATCGCCGGCCGCCACGTCTTCGACATGACGGACGGCTGGGACGGAAAGCCTCCGGGCGGCATCGACCACGTGGTCGTCGTGACGCACCGGCCGCAGCCCGAGGGCTGGGATCCCAAGGCGCCGTTCCACTTCGTCGACGGCGTCGAGGCAGCCGTGGCCAAGGCGCAGGAGCTTGCGGGCGACCGCGTCGTCGAGGTCGCCGCCGGCGACGTCGGTGGCCAGGTCCTTGCCGCGGGCCTGGTCGACGAGGTGCGCATGGACGTCGTACCCGTCGTGTTCGGGTCCGGCAAGCGCTACTTCGGTTCGGTCGACGCGCAGCACCTGTTGGAGGATCCTGACGTGGTGATTCAGGGCAACCGGGTGCTTCACCTGAGCTATCGGGTGCGCCGTTGA
- a CDS encoding MerR family transcriptional regulator → MLIGELSRRTGVVARLLRYYEEQGLLCPDRDSSGYRVYAPDAPYVVARIRGMLAAGLTTDAIREMLPCATDAGPGIEPCPEVLRTMSAHLERMDADIAELHRRRAALAAFHDATEARQRQARAR, encoded by the coding sequence GTGCTGATAGGCGAGCTGTCACGGCGGACTGGAGTGGTGGCCCGGCTGCTGCGGTACTACGAGGAGCAGGGCCTGCTGTGCCCCGACCGCGACAGCAGCGGATACCGCGTGTACGCCCCCGACGCCCCATACGTCGTCGCCCGCATCCGAGGCATGCTGGCGGCCGGGCTGACCACCGACGCCATCCGCGAGATGCTGCCGTGCGCCACCGACGCCGGGCCGGGGATCGAGCCCTGCCCGGAGGTACTGCGGACGATGAGCGCGCACCTGGAGCGGATGGACGCAGACATCGCGGAGCTGCACCGCCGCCGGGCCGCGCTGGCCGCGTTCCATGACGCGACCGAGGCGCGGCAGCGGCAGGCGCGGGCTCGCTGA
- a CDS encoding alpha/beta fold hydrolase, whose amino-acid sequence MRDSFPALAITVTGTGPGLLLAHGATGSIEDNFAPVLPALAAAHTVVAPDYPGSGNTPVAAAPLDLDELADAVVDSAVRRGVGRFAVLGFSLGTLVAVRAAVRHPERVTALVLTAGFARPDDHALGLLPGWRAEVPPRLHPHIDLIPSLDTTGDLAEVTAPTLVVATTADSVVLPAGSRALAAGIRGAQYTEIDSDHVVMVERPEEWLKPVLDFLHVLSHAEGKDGEGE is encoded by the coding sequence ATGCGCGATTCATTCCCCGCCCTCGCCATCACCGTCACCGGAACCGGCCCAGGACTGCTGCTCGCCCACGGAGCCACCGGCAGCATCGAAGACAACTTCGCCCCGGTTCTGCCCGCCCTCGCCGCCGCCCACACCGTCGTCGCCCCGGACTACCCCGGCTCGGGTAACACCCCGGTCGCCGCCGCCCCACTGGACCTCGATGAGCTCGCGGACGCTGTCGTCGACTCCGCCGTACGGCGCGGCGTCGGGCGGTTCGCGGTGCTCGGCTTCTCGCTCGGCACGCTGGTGGCGGTGCGCGCCGCCGTACGCCATCCCGAGCGGGTGACCGCGCTCGTACTGACCGCCGGGTTCGCGCGGCCCGACGACCATGCGCTCGGCCTCCTCCCCGGCTGGCGGGCCGAGGTGCCACCCCGACTCCACCCGCACATCGACCTGATCCCCTCCCTCGACACCACCGGTGACCTGGCCGAAGTCACCGCGCCCACGCTGGTCGTCGCGACGACCGCCGACAGCGTGGTCCTGCCTGCCGGCTCCCGCGCCTTGGCGGCCGGGATCAGGGGCGCGCAGTACACGGAGATCGACAGCGACCATGTGGTCATGGTCGAGCGGCCGGAGGAGTGGTTGAAGCCCGTCCTCGACTTTCTCCACGTCCTTTCGCATGCGGAAGGGAAGGACGGTGAGGGGGAGTGA
- a CDS encoding TIGR03619 family F420-dependent LLM class oxidoreductase, translated as MKLQVVLPNEAAGADPRPLADLARQAEDLGYDTAWLPDHILPPGEYGPVYGGVLEPLVTMGWLAAATTRIRFGTSVLVLPMRSPFVVAKQVATLHGLSGGRITLGVGIGWDEREFTAVGADFRSRAARTDEAIALLRHLFRVGRGPFEGRWYGFETGVFEPRPDGPVPVMTGGVTNAALRRAARYADVWQGVGLDPTAFAERLAYLRARTDGRVVSPGTRIDWHGPDRTVGEAVRTAEAFRAAGAEHLAVHFGDPDGYARRMAAFARAAPDSLYRQGPTTAPRSPDCSR; from the coding sequence GTGAAGCTGCAGGTCGTCCTCCCGAACGAGGCCGCGGGCGCCGACCCGCGCCCACTCGCCGACCTGGCGCGGCAGGCCGAGGACCTCGGCTACGACACGGCATGGCTCCCCGACCACATCCTGCCGCCCGGCGAGTACGGCCCGGTGTACGGAGGGGTCCTCGAACCGCTGGTGACCATGGGCTGGCTGGCGGCCGCGACCACCCGGATCCGGTTCGGCACCTCCGTGCTCGTCCTGCCCATGCGCAGTCCTTTCGTGGTGGCCAAACAGGTCGCGACCCTGCACGGGCTGTCCGGCGGACGGATCACCCTGGGCGTGGGGATCGGCTGGGACGAACGCGAGTTCACCGCCGTCGGCGCCGACTTCAGGAGCCGGGCGGCCCGCACGGACGAAGCCATCGCACTGCTCCGGCACCTGTTCCGGGTCGGCCGGGGCCCCTTCGAGGGCCGCTGGTACGGCTTCGAGACAGGCGTCTTCGAGCCACGCCCCGACGGTCCGGTGCCCGTGATGACCGGCGGTGTCACCAACGCCGCCCTGCGCCGGGCGGCCCGGTATGCGGACGTCTGGCAGGGCGTGGGCCTGGATCCGACAGCGTTCGCCGAACGGCTGGCGTACCTGCGGGCGCGTACGGACGGCCGCGTTGTGTCCCCCGGCACCCGGATCGACTGGCACGGCCCGGACCGCACCGTCGGCGAGGCCGTTCGCACCGCCGAGGCCTTCCGGGCCGCTGGAGCCGAACACCTCGCGGTGCACTTCGGCGACCCGGACGGTTACGCCCGACGGATGGCCGCCTTCGCCCGGGCCGCTCCTGACAGCCTCTACCGACAGGGACCAACCACAGCGCCCAGGTCTCCCGATTGCTCACGCTGA
- a CDS encoding serine hydrolase domain-containing protein, translating to MSDLRLPRHLLVGLIAVGTLAAATATNADSLHRAPPRLHAKTQAVLNEIVAQGTPGVVAQVRGAHGVWNGRAGVGDLAVRHPRSTHEKFRIASVTKTFTATVLLKLEAARRLSLDDSVEKWLPGVVRGKGYRPENITVRHLLNHTSGIFDYNMDEGFRAKYAGDEFDRNRHTKWSPSQLLAIALAHPPNFQPEQGSRPGKPGEWDYSDTNYILAGMIIEKVTGDTYKEAVERLVIQPLALHGTSVPGASPTLPSPHATHYSTLFEEGRHAKVRDVTEFSPTVAFSAGQMISTVGDVNIFVSKLLGGELLPDAQQRELLDAVPVDGDKGHGGPEDVYGLGIRQFKLKAGCRVWGHGGMIPGSGTRTVASADGRHVLTMNRNSDWGEQKLEDAAVKAEFCAGDSRRHA from the coding sequence ATGAGTGATCTCCGATTGCCTCGTCATCTGCTCGTCGGTCTCATCGCCGTGGGCACGCTCGCCGCGGCCACCGCCACCAACGCCGATTCGCTCCACCGCGCTCCGCCCCGATTACATGCGAAGACCCAGGCTGTGCTGAACGAGATCGTCGCGCAGGGCACCCCCGGAGTCGTCGCCCAGGTGCGCGGTGCCCACGGGGTGTGGAACGGCCGGGCGGGTGTCGGCGACCTCGCCGTCCGGCATCCGCGCAGCACCCACGAGAAGTTCCGCATCGCCAGCGTGACGAAGACCTTCACCGCCACGGTGCTCCTCAAGCTCGAAGCCGCCAGAAGGCTGTCGCTGGACGACAGCGTGGAGAAATGGCTGCCGGGGGTGGTGCGCGGCAAGGGCTACCGGCCCGAGAACATCACCGTGCGGCACCTGCTCAACCACACGAGCGGGATCTTCGACTACAACATGGACGAAGGATTCCGCGCCAAGTACGCGGGGGACGAGTTCGACAGGAACCGTCACACCAAGTGGTCCCCGTCCCAGCTGCTGGCCATCGCACTCGCCCACCCGCCCAACTTCCAGCCGGAGCAAGGCAGCAGGCCCGGCAAGCCCGGTGAGTGGGACTACTCGGACACCAATTACATCCTCGCCGGGATGATCATCGAGAAGGTCACCGGCGACACCTACAAGGAGGCGGTCGAGCGCCTCGTCATCCAGCCGCTCGCCCTGCACGGCACCAGCGTGCCGGGCGCCTCGCCCACACTGCCGTCACCGCATGCGACGCACTACTCGACCCTTTTCGAGGAGGGGCGGCACGCAAAGGTGCGTGACGTCACTGAGTTCAGCCCCACGGTAGCCTTCTCGGCCGGGCAGATGATCTCGACCGTCGGCGACGTGAACATCTTCGTGTCCAAGCTGCTGGGCGGCGAGTTGCTTCCCGACGCCCAGCAACGGGAGCTGCTCGATGCCGTCCCCGTCGACGGAGACAAGGGGCACGGCGGTCCGGAGGACGTCTATGGCCTCGGTATCCGGCAGTTCAAGCTCAAAGCGGGCTGCCGGGTCTGGGGCCACGGCGGCATGATCCCCGGTTCCGGAACCCGGACGGTGGCCTCGGCCGATGGCCGACACGTCCTGACCATGAACCGCAACAGCGACTGGGGTGAGCAGAAACTGGAGGACGCGGCCGTCAAGGCCGAGTTCTGCGCGGGCGACTCCCGTCGTCATGCCTAG